A single region of the Corticium candelabrum chromosome 15, ooCorCand1.1, whole genome shotgun sequence genome encodes:
- the LOC134191073 gene encoding uncharacterized protein LOC134191073 isoform X1: MATKCLADIEVGQSDSAIELFYGNPRKVFENESDSDSETEETTLEQIPSNQLSNDLVQVGDSFAKAQLDGKQRHKGKNPLRRAYSLQSGELTIDRKYKPIIRIKPSLRSKLSEDQVEELKDIGMQDSLILRSLSTPCPSELDECHSECRLDGTVNQARGDGERTDEQLPLHSSRVNVQISANVGTQEQELTRRGGLTNLQTTTN, from the exons ATGGCAACGAAATGTCTTGCCGATATCGAAGTAGGGCAAAGTGACTCAGCTATCGAG CTATTCTACGGCAACCCTAGGAAAGTATTCGAAAACGAATCTGATTCCGACAGCGAGACAGAAGAGACGACTCTTGAACAAATTCCCTCTAATCAACTG AGCAACGATCTAGTCCAAGTTGGAGACAGTTTCGCAAAAGCCCAACTAGACGGAAAGCAACGCCACAAGGGAAAAAATCCCCTCCGCAGAGCATACTCTCTACAATCAGGCGAACTCACCATCGATCG AAAATACAAACCAATTATTCGAATAAAACCTAGTTTACGAAGTAAACTCTCTGAGGATCAGGTGGAAGAACTAAAGGATATCGGTATGCAAGACTCTCTTATTCTGAGATCGCTATCTACTCCGTGCCCCTCTGAACTAGACGAATGTCACTCCGAATGTCGACTAGAC GGAACGGTGAACCAGGCAAGAGGGGATGGTGAGAGAACGGACGAACAGCTGCCGTTGCACAGCTCGCGCGTAAACGTGCAA ATTTCAGCCAACGTTGGCACTCAAGAGCAGGAACTGACTCGACGCGGAGGATTGACAAATCTACAAACAACCACCAACTAA
- the LOC134191073 gene encoding uncharacterized protein LOC134191073 isoform X2, whose product MATKCLADIEVGQSDSAIELFYGNPRKVFENESDSDSETEETTLEQIPSNQLSNDLVQVGDSFAKAQLDGKQRHKGKNPLRRAYSLQSGELTIDRKYKPIIRIKPSLRSKLSEDQVEELKDIGMQDSLILRSLSTPCPSELDECHSECRLDARGDGERTDEQLPLHSSRVNVQISANVGTQEQELTRRGGLTNLQTTTN is encoded by the exons ATGGCAACGAAATGTCTTGCCGATATCGAAGTAGGGCAAAGTGACTCAGCTATCGAG CTATTCTACGGCAACCCTAGGAAAGTATTCGAAAACGAATCTGATTCCGACAGCGAGACAGAAGAGACGACTCTTGAACAAATTCCCTCTAATCAACTG AGCAACGATCTAGTCCAAGTTGGAGACAGTTTCGCAAAAGCCCAACTAGACGGAAAGCAACGCCACAAGGGAAAAAATCCCCTCCGCAGAGCATACTCTCTACAATCAGGCGAACTCACCATCGATCG AAAATACAAACCAATTATTCGAATAAAACCTAGTTTACGAAGTAAACTCTCTGAGGATCAGGTGGAAGAACTAAAGGATATCGGTATGCAAGACTCTCTTATTCTGAGATCGCTATCTACTCCGTGCCCCTCTGAACTAGACGAATGTCACTCCGAATGTCGACTAGAC GCAAGAGGGGATGGTGAGAGAACGGACGAACAGCTGCCGTTGCACAGCTCGCGCGTAAACGTGCAA ATTTCAGCCAACGTTGGCACTCAAGAGCAGGAACTGACTCGACGCGGAGGATTGACAAATCTACAAACAACCACCAACTAA